The DNA window AAATTCGCAAGGCGACACCGGTAGAAGTGATCAATGAGTCACTCTCGCAGACATTGTGGCGCACCATTAATACCTCGATAACCACTATGTTGGTGCTGCTGGCGCTGTACTTTATTGGCGGTGAGTTGATCCACAACTTTGCCGTTGCGCTGATAGTCGGTGTAGGCATAGGTACCTATTCTTCAATTTACGTTGCCGCCACGGTTATGCTGGCACTCAAGGTCGATCGCGAAGATCTGCTTGAGCCAGTTGAAGGCGAACTGGTGGACGACCTGCCTTAAATCCGTAGTTCCGCATTCTGATCTCGATCCACTGATCCTTGGCCATACAGCCTGTGCTATCTTAATTAGATTGTACACAGCTCTATTGGCAACGGACGTTGGGAGAATGGGCGATGAGCCAGCATGAAACAATACACTATCTTGAAGTCCCGTCGCGGGATCTGCCCGCGAGAAAAGCTTTTTTCAGTACGGTGTTTGGCTTGACCTTCACTGACTATGGTCCTGAATATACGGCTTTTTCCTATGCCGCTGAGCAGGCAGCTACTGCCGCCAATGAATTTGCCGGGTCGACTAATAGAGCGGTGACGGAGTCAATATGATGGTGGCTGAGATATATACGTGGGCTTCTGTCTCTAAAAATTCTCTTTCAGAGGGTCTGTCTAAGCTGCTGTTGAGTATTGTTACCAGCTGCCTACTCTCCAGCTGCGCGCTAATTCCGCAATTGACTAAGCCGGCAGAATGTCCGGCGACAGCAGAAATTATTCCGCCACTGCTCGAGCCCCAGAGCTGTCCTGAGCCTCAGATTGTCGAGCGCATAGTCACCAAAATTGTGGTCCCAGAGTCAGTGCCACAGGCGACCACAGCGGGGAAATTGCATTTGCCTATAGTGGGCGCCGTAGAGTGGGCAAAGATTCAGCCTGCGAGTCTATGGATCGAATCGCGCATAGATACAGGTGCGGACACTACGTCTATACACGCCGAGAATATTCAGCTGGTGGAAAAAGATGGTAAGCGCTATGTGCGCTTTGTCTTGATCGATGCCGTCACCGGCAGTGCCCACCAGCAGGAGTTGAGATTGCGTCGCCGAGTGCTGATTAAGCAGAGTGGTGGTGCCGATGAGCGACGCTATGTGGTCAGAATGTGGGTGACGTTAGGTGAGATCCGTTCGAAGATTGATGTCAATCTCTCTGACCGCACCGACTTTGAATACCCGCTCTTGATCGGACGCAATTTCTTGATGGACAACGTGATTGTCGATGTCAGCCGCCATCACACAGCGACGGTGCGTCCGGAGATTAGCAGTGATTAATTCGCGGATTCAAATTGGCCTAATTAGTGGCCTATTAATCGCCCTGGGGGTCGGGTTGACTCTCTATAAGGCGGTGAGTCTCAACTTGCCCCTAGTGCCAGGTGAGTATCGCGAAGTCTGGACGGTGGAGTCAAAAACCAGTTTTACACCCGCTGGTGGCCCAGTTAATGTCGGTCTGCGCCTGCCTGCAGCACTGGCTGGTTGGACTATTTTGGACGAGCATTTTGTCTCTTCGGGGTTTGGCTTTTCGATTATGCAAGAGCCGGAAACTGTCAGCACCGCGCGTTGGACCCGTCAATCCCTTGATCATCCCACCACTCTCTACTACAAAATGCAGATCTACCGCGCCCGGGCTGACCGGGAGTTGCCTGCCCTAGAGGTCGAGGTGCCGGTTAAGCCGCTGTTAGAGGCGGACCAACAGGCCGCGATGGATAGAGTGGTGCAGCGAATTCAACAGCAGTCCTCTGACCGAGAGAGCTTTACATTGCTGCTACTGCAGGAGCTACTCCGTGAATCACAGGACCAGGATATTCTGTTTTTGCTTAACTCCTACAGCGGCGACTCTCTGGAGATGATTTTACATAGCCTAGCCAGCGCAGGGATTCCTGCCCACGAGCTGCGCGGTATTGAGCTGGAGGATGGCCGCCGTCGTCAGACCCTTAGCTCATTGATTGAATTGTACAGCGGTGAGAAATGGATTATTGCCAATCCCAGCACTGCAAGGCTGGGCCTGCCGGACAATTTCTTTATTTGGCAGCGCGGTGATGGCGCCATTTTAAATCTCATTGGTGGCCGCAATTCTAGTCTTGAGTTTGCTTTGGTGAGCAATAGCTTGCCGGCTAAAGCTGTGTTGGGAATGGAACAGCGCGCCGAGGAATTTGCCCTGCTGGACTTTTCTATCTATAGCCTGCCAGTAGAGCAGCAGGGTATTTTTAAAGGTCTATTGCTGATTCCAGTGGCGGCTCTGGTGGTGGTTGTGATGCGGCTATTGGTCGGAGTGCAAACCTCTGGCACCTTTATGCCTATATTGATTGCGCTAGCCTTTATTCAAACTACCTTATTGGTTGGTTTAATTATTTTTCTTGTCTTGATCGGAAGTGGGCTATGGATCCGCTCTTACCTTAGTCGTCTCAATTTACTGCTGGTGGCGCGGG is part of the SAR92 clade bacterium H455 genome and encodes:
- a CDS encoding RimK/LysX family protein produces the protein MMVAEIYTWASVSKNSLSEGLSKLLLSIVTSCLLSSCALIPQLTKPAECPATAEIIPPLLEPQSCPEPQIVERIVTKIVVPESVPQATTAGKLHLPIVGAVEWAKIQPASLWIESRIDTGADTTSIHAENIQLVEKDGKRYVRFVLIDAVTGSAHQQELRLRRRVLIKQSGGADERRYVVRMWVTLGEIRSKIDVNLSDRTDFEYPLLIGRNFLMDNVIVDVSRHHTATVRPEISSD
- a CDS encoding inactive transglutaminase family protein is translated as MINSRIQIGLISGLLIALGVGLTLYKAVSLNLPLVPGEYREVWTVESKTSFTPAGGPVNVGLRLPAALAGWTILDEHFVSSGFGFSIMQEPETVSTARWTRQSLDHPTTLYYKMQIYRARADRELPALEVEVPVKPLLEADQQAAMDRVVQRIQQQSSDRESFTLLLLQELLRESQDQDILFLLNSYSGDSLEMILHSLASAGIPAHELRGIELEDGRRRQTLSSLIELYSGEKWIIANPSTARLGLPDNFFIWQRGDGAILNLIGGRNSSLEFALVSNSLPAKAVLGMEQRAEEFALLDFSIYSLPVEQQGIFKGLLLIPVAALVVVVMRLLVGVQTSGTFMPILIALAFIQTTLLVGLIIFLVLIGSGLWIRSYLSRLNLLLVARVATVIIVVILLMAALAVTSYKLGLDQILTVTFFPTVIVAWTIERMSILWEEEGGHEVLIQGSGSLLVAVLAYLAMSNNLVEHLTFNFPELTLSLLGMILLLGKYTGYRLSELYRFRDLAGKE